A section of the Spirosoma pollinicola genome encodes:
- a CDS encoding tetratricopeptide repeat protein, with amino-acid sequence MYYLTIQTDDIASVTQAIHSEFRLDELVEISPLTDTRSDSGTILVTEGTIQLPLDWSETLPPILLPHPLAFSPDNLLSFVFMRLDNWEKAYAYARYRDAGRDRLLADTIDLTNRLQSGVSLVAPVRPVNGVGTFETYRRWHNRAVALHYGNLESSANDDVAEAVVKAYKSAVELAPNVDYQAYTAKQFATLLLDTGQLTEANHVLEQASVSELSDTAKHELLAVQYAVWLQQLVVPYDTGLLEKTKTALWQVLQYYEAQQRSIQVGLLLVDAAQVATFANSFSEALGYISRAVTIFDSEDMPELLANAQYRKGVLLYTWAQNGNPQFYRPAMEAYQQALKVFTQESAPGIFAEIQHHLGVIFAEIPDEVKKKSIWAAVSSSSFQQALAYFTREEFPYEYATVCNHYANALTKYPLARKSDNYAKAIGYYRDALRVRTAEAYPYERALTILNYLEAGWYVGEDDPQNQRALFNDMVNKANEVRSLVADEALIRDADLHLERLGELVLSNE; translated from the coding sequence ATGTATTACCTGACTATACAAACCGACGATATAGCTTCTGTTACACAGGCCATTCATTCCGAATTTCGGCTTGACGAACTGGTAGAGATTAGCCCGCTAACCGATACCCGGTCAGACTCAGGTACGATACTTGTTACCGAGGGCACTATTCAATTGCCGCTCGATTGGAGTGAAACATTACCCCCTATTTTACTCCCGCATCCACTGGCTTTCTCGCCCGATAATCTGCTGTCGTTTGTATTTATGCGATTAGACAACTGGGAGAAAGCCTATGCCTACGCCCGGTATAGAGATGCCGGGCGCGATCGCTTGCTTGCCGACACCATCGACCTTACAAACCGCTTGCAGTCGGGCGTATCGCTGGTTGCACCCGTGCGGCCCGTCAACGGGGTAGGTACGTTTGAAACCTATCGTCGCTGGCACAACCGGGCTGTCGCGTTGCACTATGGTAACCTCGAAAGCAGTGCAAACGACGATGTGGCCGAAGCTGTGGTGAAAGCCTATAAATCGGCAGTAGAACTTGCGCCTAATGTTGATTATCAGGCTTATACCGCCAAACAATTCGCTACCCTGCTGCTCGATACGGGGCAACTAACTGAGGCTAACCATGTACTGGAACAAGCAAGCGTTTCTGAACTAAGCGACACGGCCAAACACGAATTGCTGGCTGTTCAATATGCCGTTTGGCTTCAACAGTTAGTCGTTCCTTACGATACCGGATTGCTGGAAAAGACGAAAACCGCGCTTTGGCAGGTACTGCAATATTATGAAGCCCAGCAGCGCTCTATTCAGGTAGGTTTGTTGCTGGTCGATGCTGCACAGGTGGCCACGTTTGCCAATAGTTTTTCTGAAGCCCTTGGCTATATCAGTCGTGCGGTTACCATTTTCGATAGTGAAGATATGCCCGAACTACTGGCCAACGCGCAGTACCGAAAGGGTGTACTACTCTACACCTGGGCGCAAAACGGAAACCCGCAGTTTTACCGCCCGGCTATGGAAGCTTACCAGCAAGCCCTCAAGGTATTTACGCAGGAAAGTGCCCCCGGTATTTTTGCCGAAATTCAGCACCACCTCGGGGTTATTTTTGCCGAAATCCCCGACGAAGTCAAGAAGAAAAGCATTTGGGCAGCCGTGTCATCCAGTTCGTTTCAACAGGCATTGGCGTATTTCACCCGTGAGGAGTTTCCTTATGAGTATGCCACGGTTTGCAACCACTATGCCAATGCGCTGACGAAATATCCATTGGCCCGGAAGTCCGACAACTATGCCAAGGCCATTGGCTATTACCGGGATGCTTTGCGGGTTCGCACCGCCGAAGCCTATCCGTATGAACGGGCATTAACCATCCTGAACTACCTCGAAGCGGGCTGGTACGTCGGCGAAGACGACCCGCAAAACCAGCGGGCACTCTTCAACGATATGGTTAATAAAGCGAATGAAGTCCGGTCGTTGGTAGCCGACGAAGCCCTTATTCGGGATGCCGATCTGCATCTGGAACGACTGGGTGAATTGGTCCTTAGTAACGAATAA
- a CDS encoding hydrogenase maturation protease: MKKTAIMGFGNPVRSDDGVGCYVIDQLRESLGEQPGVNLFDMGTSAFEVLFQLRGHERILIVDAVINTGETPGTLYKLPAHEVEAAIQDDPMVFLHSLKWDQALSYARKILLNDYPDDIQVYLIAVDNLKLEVNLSDVVKDAGDRVVALMREDILRTV; encoded by the coding sequence ATGAAAAAGACCGCCATTATGGGTTTTGGCAACCCCGTTCGCAGCGATGACGGCGTGGGTTGTTATGTAATCGATCAACTCCGGGAATCACTTGGTGAGCAACCCGGAGTTAATTTATTTGATATGGGTACGTCGGCGTTCGAGGTACTGTTTCAGTTGCGTGGTCACGAACGGATTCTGATTGTCGATGCGGTGATCAATACGGGCGAGACTCCCGGTACGCTCTACAAACTGCCGGCTCATGAAGTAGAAGCGGCTATTCAGGACGACCCGATGGTGTTTCTGCACAGTTTGAAATGGGATCAGGCACTATCATATGCCCGCAAAATTTTGCTCAACGATTACCCTGACGATATACAGGTGTATCTGATTGCGGTCGATAATCTCAAATTGGAAGTAAATCTATCCGATGTAGTGAAGGACGCCGGTGATCGTGTCGTAGCCTTAATGCGTGAAGATATCCTGCGAACCGTATGA
- a CDS encoding nickel-dependent hydrogenase large subunit, whose protein sequence is MATQKELNISPVGRVEGDLDVKVYMEDGVVTRAHTQAAMFRGFEKIMQGKDPQAGLIVTPRICGICGGSHLYCASSALDTAWKTTLPPNALLLRAIGQATETIQSIPRWFYAIFATDMANKKFANKPLYDEVVKRFAAYVGTSFQQGVSASGRPVEVYALFGGQWPHSSYMVPGGVMCAPTLKDITRAHAIMNQFRKDWLESLWLGCSIERYMQIKTWDDLMAWVEENDSQRNSDLGLFIRASLEFGLHKFGQGVGKFIAYGTYLHKDHYQKPTVEGRNAALISRSGFFDGKKYHVFDHLSIKEHVGHAWYADVPAAHPWDEPMPTPLQSHTLADSNFNEKYSWSKAPRYMDMAAEAGPLARVLMNANPDNLLPHQVFDPLFGDVIEKLGTNVFTRTLARVHEAARLYTQIDEWLRQVDLNDEFYIKPEERDGKGFGATEAARGALAHWIEIEDGVIKNYQVMAPTTWNVGPNDDRGNPGPIEAALEGTEIEDPHDPVEVGMVARSFDSCLVCTVHAHDGKSGKEMAKFKL, encoded by the coding sequence ATGGCAACGCAGAAAGAATTAAATATATCGCCGGTTGGGCGGGTTGAGGGCGACCTCGACGTAAAGGTTTATATGGAAGACGGTGTCGTGACGCGGGCGCATACGCAGGCGGCCATGTTCCGGGGCTTCGAAAAAATTATGCAGGGCAAAGATCCGCAGGCGGGTCTAATTGTAACACCCCGTATTTGTGGTATTTGTGGCGGTTCTCACCTCTATTGTGCCTCATCGGCACTGGACACAGCCTGGAAAACGACCCTGCCGCCTAACGCACTCTTGCTGCGGGCTATTGGGCAGGCTACCGAAACTATCCAGAGTATTCCGCGCTGGTTTTATGCCATTTTCGCTACCGATATGGCAAATAAAAAATTCGCCAACAAGCCGCTTTACGATGAAGTCGTAAAACGCTTTGCCGCCTATGTGGGCACCTCGTTTCAACAGGGAGTTTCGGCCAGTGGGCGTCCGGTAGAAGTGTATGCCCTCTTTGGCGGTCAGTGGCCGCATTCGAGCTACATGGTGCCGGGGGGCGTAATGTGCGCCCCGACACTTAAAGACATCACCCGCGCGCACGCCATCATGAACCAGTTCCGCAAAGACTGGCTCGAATCACTCTGGTTAGGCTGTTCGATTGAGCGCTATATGCAAATCAAAACCTGGGACGATCTTATGGCCTGGGTAGAAGAAAACGATTCGCAGCGTAACTCTGACCTGGGCTTGTTCATCCGGGCAAGTCTGGAATTTGGTCTGCACAAATTCGGGCAGGGGGTAGGCAAGTTTATTGCGTATGGCACCTACCTGCACAAAGATCATTACCAGAAACCGACTGTAGAAGGCCGAAATGCAGCGTTGATTAGCCGGAGCGGCTTCTTCGATGGTAAAAAATACCACGTCTTCGACCACCTGAGCATTAAAGAACACGTAGGTCATGCCTGGTATGCCGACGTTCCGGCAGCTCACCCCTGGGATGAACCCATGCCGACGCCCTTGCAGTCGCATACCCTGGCCGACTCGAATTTTAACGAAAAATACAGCTGGTCAAAAGCACCCCGCTACATGGACATGGCTGCTGAGGCTGGTCCGCTGGCGCGTGTGCTCATGAACGCTAACCCGGACAACCTGCTGCCGCACCAGGTCTTTGACCCCCTGTTTGGCGATGTGATCGAAAAGTTAGGGACGAACGTATTTACCCGTACGTTAGCCCGCGTTCATGAAGCGGCCCGCCTGTACACCCAAATTGATGAGTGGCTCCGTCAGGTAGACCTCAACGATGAGTTTTATATCAAACCCGAAGAGCGCGACGGCAAAGGGTTTGGCGCTACCGAAGCCGCCCGTGGTGCCTTGGCGCACTGGATTGAGATCGAAGACGGTGTTATCAAAAACTACCAGGTGATGGCTCCCACGACCTGGAACGTTGGCCCGAACGACGACCGGGGAAACCCCGGCCCCATTGAAGCGGCCCTCGAAGGTACCGAAATTGAAGACCCACACGATCCTGTCGAAGTAGGCATGGTAGCTCGTTCGTTCGACTCCTGCCTGGTTTGCACCGTCCACGCCCACGATGGAAAATCGGGCAAGGAAATGGCGAAGTTTAAATTATAA
- a CDS encoding NADH-quinone oxidoreductase subunit B family protein, giving the protein MGDCATWGGIPAVAPNPSESTGMQFLRKGKGGFLGSDYVSKGGLPVINIPGCPAHPDWITQILVAISTGRIGDILIDEYHRPKTFFTDFVQTGCTNVISFAQKVDGGFGKRGGCLFYEVGCRGPMTRASCNRILWNRHSSKTRANHPCLGCTEPGFPHHDLAKGSIFKTMHYLGFLPKEVPEGTSKLGYYLRAGFEKVISGSERLVGVDQPQFSSSK; this is encoded by the coding sequence TTGGGCGATTGTGCCACCTGGGGTGGTATTCCGGCTGTGGCACCTAACCCCAGCGAATCGACAGGGATGCAGTTTTTGCGGAAGGGTAAAGGTGGTTTCCTGGGATCTGACTATGTATCGAAGGGCGGTTTGCCGGTGATCAACATTCCCGGTTGCCCGGCTCACCCCGACTGGATTACGCAAATTCTGGTGGCCATTTCTACAGGCCGCATCGGCGATATATTAATTGACGAATACCATCGCCCCAAAACGTTCTTCACCGACTTTGTGCAAACGGGCTGTACCAACGTGATCAGCTTCGCTCAAAAAGTTGATGGCGGCTTTGGTAAGCGAGGTGGTTGTTTGTTTTATGAGGTAGGTTGCCGTGGGCCAATGACCCGCGCCAGTTGCAACCGGATTCTGTGGAACCGGCATTCGAGCAAGACCCGCGCCAATCACCCTTGCCTGGGCTGTACGGAGCCGGGTTTTCCGCACCATGACCTGGCAAAAGGCAGCATCTTTAAAACGATGCATTACCTGGGTTTCCTGCCTAAAGAAGTGCCAGAAGGTACCTCAAAACTAGGCTATTATCTCCGGGCGGGATTTGAGAAAGTCATTTCCGGCAGCGAACGTCTTGTTGGCGTCGATCAACCCCAGTTTTCCTCTTCCAAATAA
- a CDS encoding NADH-quinone oxidoreductase subunit B family protein — translation MANVLWLQGGACSGNTMSFLNAEEPTVVELVTDFGVNILWHPSIGLEIGEQVTDLLNDIVSGRTQCDILVYEGSIIQGPHGSGTMNFFADRPMQDWVRDLSKVVGRLCHLGWYSGCGT, via the coding sequence ATGGCTAACGTTTTATGGCTTCAGGGAGGAGCGTGCAGCGGCAACACGATGTCGTTCCTTAATGCTGAGGAGCCCACAGTTGTCGAATTAGTTACCGATTTTGGTGTCAACATCCTCTGGCACCCGTCTATTGGCCTCGAAATCGGCGAGCAGGTAACAGATCTGCTCAACGATATCGTCAGCGGCCGTACGCAATGCGATATACTCGTGTATGAAGGCAGTATTATTCAGGGGCCGCACGGTAGTGGTACCATGAATTTCTTTGCTGATCGTCCCATGCAGGACTGGGTTCGGGATCTGTCGAAAGTAGTTGGGCGATTGTGCCACCTGGGGTGGTATTCCGGCTGTGGCACCTAA
- a CDS encoding TetR/AcrR family transcriptional regulator: MPVSTKERILNASVRLFNEHGVDAVRLQQIAEEIGISVGNLAYHFKTKDAIVESVYEQVLDEFAHIFRQYLQAPELAAFDQQISLYYQFFQNYQFYLAEFFKTNPEQTRQQLQWQRAVNKMLIQLRSWLDFHVQRTMLRPEDSPEQYDQLAQSLWMTLVFLPAFAAMRGQTTTELSYKQAVWEHLRPYFTTEGIAEFETLVLPMLA, from the coding sequence ATGCCCGTCTCGACTAAGGAACGCATTTTGAACGCATCCGTCCGACTCTTCAACGAGCATGGGGTCGATGCGGTGCGCCTTCAGCAGATAGCTGAAGAGATAGGCATTAGTGTAGGGAATCTGGCGTATCATTTTAAGACAAAAGATGCCATTGTTGAGTCAGTTTATGAGCAGGTTCTCGATGAGTTTGCTCATATCTTTCGCCAATACCTTCAGGCACCGGAACTAGCCGCCTTCGATCAGCAGATCAGCTTGTATTACCAGTTTTTTCAAAACTACCAATTCTACCTGGCCGAATTCTTCAAAACGAACCCTGAACAAACAAGACAGCAACTTCAATGGCAACGGGCAGTCAACAAAATGCTGATCCAGCTTCGCAGTTGGCTCGATTTCCACGTTCAGCGGACTATGTTACGCCCCGAGGATAGTCCAGAGCAGTATGATCAACTGGCGCAGTCACTCTGGATGACGCTCGTATTTTTGCCCGCATTTGCTGCCATGCGCGGGCAGACGACTACCGAGCTAAGCTACAAACAAGCCGTTTGGGAACACCTGCGCCCATACTTTACCACAGAAGGTATCGCTGAATTCGAAACATTAGTGCTACCCATGTTGGCTTAG
- a CDS encoding ThuA domain-containing protein has product MNTNRRAFLQQATGLLGLTTLASLIETKSFADALSHASSKAAKPYVVFVTGDHEYSGELTLPFIAAELEKNYGMRTKVLKAYPDYNGEKDIPGLEALKEADLAVFYLRWRQLPQEQLNYIDDYLKSGKPVMGFRTTTHAFNYPEGDLRQRWNSFGEFAFGAPPGWGGKAQHTHYGHKSTTDVTIVPEASKNPILTGVAPSFHASSWLYRVLPDYPAKGYVPLLMGKSVNPDKDAIDNPVAWTWKNEWGGKAFMTTLGHPEDFQVESFQRLVINAIHWELGLPVPKKWKGKLAINVPYGHPKP; this is encoded by the coding sequence ATGAATACGAATCGCAGAGCTTTTCTACAGCAGGCAACAGGCTTACTGGGATTAACCACTTTAGCAAGCCTGATAGAAACAAAATCCTTTGCTGATGCCTTATCCCATGCTTCATCAAAAGCGGCCAAGCCCTATGTGGTATTCGTTACGGGCGACCATGAGTACAGTGGCGAACTCACCTTACCGTTCATTGCTGCCGAACTGGAGAAAAACTACGGTATGCGCACGAAAGTCTTGAAGGCGTATCCAGACTACAATGGCGAAAAAGATATTCCTGGTCTGGAGGCCCTTAAGGAGGCCGATCTGGCCGTTTTTTACCTACGTTGGCGTCAACTTCCGCAGGAACAACTCAATTACATTGATGACTACCTGAAATCAGGAAAACCGGTCATGGGGTTCCGAACCACTACCCACGCCTTCAACTATCCGGAAGGTGACCTGCGACAACGGTGGAATTCATTTGGTGAGTTTGCCTTTGGCGCCCCGCCGGGCTGGGGCGGAAAAGCGCAGCATACGCACTACGGTCACAAAAGCACGACCGATGTTACCATCGTTCCAGAGGCCTCGAAAAACCCAATATTAACAGGGGTAGCGCCAAGTTTTCATGCGTCGTCGTGGCTTTACCGCGTCTTGCCCGATTATCCGGCCAAAGGCTACGTGCCGCTGTTGATGGGTAAATCGGTTAACCCCGACAAGGACGCCATCGACAACCCGGTGGCCTGGACCTGGAAAAATGAATGGGGCGGTAAAGCCTTCATGACCACTCTTGGCCATCCGGAAGATTTTCAGGTAGAATCCTTTCAGCGACTGGTTATCAATGCTATACACTGGGAGTTGGGCCTGCCCGTTCCCAAAAAGTGGAAAGGCAAACTAGCTATTAATGTTCCCTATGGCCACCCTAAACCATAG
- a CDS encoding sugar phosphate isomerase/epimerase family protein, translating to MSPVGFNVLAWSAVMSEKLNPITERLKTIGYDGVECFIGDQPVAAYQKFGGHLAQLGLKSTCVMVVGPDQNPVSESAKVREQAVDFIKSAIDRAQAMNASVICGPMHSAFATFSRREPQPDEYKHSAEVLHAVGEYAKQANIILAPEALNRFECYLCNTMSQLLDLIRRTDHSNVRAMFDTHHANMEEKRFPDAIRTIAPVLAHVHISENDRGTPGDGHIPWDDTFKTLAEINYTGWMTIEAFTRNDIDFANSINVWREYNDPWDIAENGLKFIKKMQARYAG from the coding sequence ATGTCGCCCGTTGGATTTAATGTTTTGGCCTGGTCGGCCGTTATGTCGGAAAAATTGAACCCCATAACCGAACGGCTGAAAACCATAGGTTACGACGGCGTTGAGTGTTTTATAGGCGATCAGCCGGTTGCTGCTTATCAGAAGTTTGGCGGGCATTTGGCCCAATTGGGGTTAAAAAGCACCTGCGTCATGGTTGTTGGTCCCGATCAAAACCCGGTGAGCGAATCAGCTAAGGTGCGCGAACAGGCCGTCGATTTTATAAAAAGCGCTATCGACCGGGCTCAGGCCATGAACGCGTCGGTTATTTGCGGCCCCATGCACTCCGCCTTCGCCACCTTTAGCCGACGTGAACCCCAGCCTGACGAATACAAGCATAGCGCCGAGGTGCTGCATGCTGTCGGAGAGTACGCCAAACAGGCAAACATTATTCTCGCACCCGAAGCTCTGAACCGCTTTGAATGTTACCTCTGCAACACCATGAGCCAGTTGCTGGATTTGATCCGCCGAACCGACCACTCAAACGTTCGGGCCATGTTCGACACCCACCACGCCAACATGGAAGAGAAACGGTTTCCGGACGCCATTCGCACCATTGCACCGGTACTGGCCCACGTTCACATCAGCGAAAACGACCGGGGCACACCCGGCGATGGGCATATTCCATGGGATGATACGTTTAAAACCCTGGCCGAAATAAACTATACTGGCTGGATGACCATAGAGGCCTTCACACGCAATGATATTGATTTCGCCAATTCGATCAACGTCTGGCGGGAGTATAACGACCCTTGGGACATTGCCGAAAATGGCCTCAAGTTTATCAAAAAGATGCAGGCTCGATATGCAGGCTGA
- a CDS encoding cold-shock protein produces the protein METFSKKEKEKARQKKRKDKEEKKEDRKANAVKGQRLDEMLAYVDENGNISSTPPDPRKKKRIDQEDIQIGVAKQEPGAPQDLIRQGVVTFFNDSKGYGFIKDLQSQESIFVHINGLKDAISEHDKVSFSIEMTPKGPNAVDVSKQVAEAPKPVVEAPKQAV, from the coding sequence ATGGAGACATTTAGTAAAAAAGAAAAAGAAAAGGCAAGACAAAAAAAGAGAAAAGACAAGGAAGAAAAGAAAGAAGACCGGAAAGCCAACGCCGTGAAAGGGCAACGCCTTGACGAAATGTTGGCTTATGTCGATGAAAACGGAAATATTTCGTCGACCCCCCCCGACCCAAGAAAAAAGAAACGCATTGATCAGGAAGACATCCAGATCGGCGTAGCCAAGCAAGAGCCGGGCGCACCACAGGATTTGATCAGACAAGGGGTTGTTACCTTCTTTAATGATTCCAAAGGCTATGGCTTTATCAAAGATCTTCAAAGCCAGGAGAGTATCTTCGTTCATATCAATGGGTTGAAAGACGCCATAAGTGAACACGACAAGGTATCATTTTCTATCGAGATGACGCCTAAAGGTCCAAACGCAGTTGACGTTTCCAAACAGGTAGCTGAGGCTCCAAAGCCGGTCGTTGAGGCCCCAAAACAGGCAGTATAG
- a CDS encoding response regulator transcription factor produces MKTILLVEDDRRIAQNISRGLTDEGYATDIAYDGIHGREKAFSNDFDLVILDVNLPGLNGYDLCRELRVKNPHLPVLMLTALGEIEDKVTGLGAGADDYLVKPFDFRELLARVAACLRRVDLRPEPDDIIQVANLTLNRTNRQVHRDTTLVDLTTKEFILLEYLMQHAGRAVSRLELTEHVWSMPFDTGTNVVEVYINYLRKKVDRDFSPKLIHTRSGYGYVLKDEQT; encoded by the coding sequence ATGAAAACAATCCTGCTTGTTGAAGACGACCGGCGTATTGCCCAAAATATAAGTCGGGGTCTGACAGATGAAGGCTATGCGACGGATATTGCCTACGATGGCATTCATGGCCGGGAAAAAGCGTTCTCGAATGACTTTGATTTAGTGATTCTGGACGTGAACCTGCCGGGCCTCAATGGCTATGATTTGTGCCGCGAGTTACGAGTCAAAAATCCGCACCTGCCTGTGTTAATGCTCACAGCCCTCGGCGAGATCGAAGATAAAGTGACTGGGCTGGGTGCTGGTGCCGACGATTATTTAGTAAAACCCTTTGATTTTCGGGAGTTGCTGGCGCGTGTGGCTGCCTGCCTGCGCCGGGTTGACCTCCGCCCTGAACCGGACGACATTATCCAGGTAGCCAACCTGACATTGAACCGGACCAACCGCCAGGTTCACCGGGATACAACCCTTGTTGACTTGACAACCAAAGAGTTTATTCTGCTGGAGTACCTCATGCAACATGCCGGTCGAGCGGTATCGCGACTCGAACTGACCGAGCATGTCTGGAGTATGCCATTCGACACGGGCACCAACGTGGTGGAGGTTTACATAAACTATCTGCGTAAAAAAGTGGATCGCGACTTTTCACCCAAACTTATTCATACGCGCTCTGGCTATGGGTATGTTCTGAAAGACGAACAAACATGA
- a CDS encoding sensor histidine kinase, with product MTIHNRISGQFTIIVASILIGFSLLIYFVSATYRREEFYERLKSKARTTVRFLVEVKEVDHDLLRIIDRNTLTAMIDEKVLVLDERNQLVYSSVDDHPVRYQPDLLDAVRRNKEVETTNGDNELVGILYEANGQRLVVLASAYDQFGQSKLANLYLTLVWGLFGGIGLTVVLGFFFAGQSLQPIGHINRQVQTITARNLRQRLDEGKRQDEIDQLAVNFNAVLQRLEQAFEQQRSFVSHASHELRTPLAALKSEIQLGLRRPLSTDRYTEILQNLLFDTDRLIALSNSLLLLARTLENLEAVTMTSVRLDDVLFAAQEELLTSNPDYIVQFQYDKPPETETDMRVLGNESLLIRVVLNLLENACKYADDRRAQVRIGTKPQHVWLSVTDTGIGLSADEQTHIFEPFYRAPAAVTYEGFGIGLAVCQRIMEVHNSSIRVESEPGQGSTFTITLPQF from the coding sequence ATGACCATTCACAACCGAATATCTGGCCAGTTCACGATCATTGTCGCGTCAATTTTAATTGGGTTTTCGTTACTGATCTACTTCGTTTCGGCTACGTATCGGCGCGAAGAGTTCTACGAACGGCTCAAAAGCAAAGCCCGTACGACGGTCCGGTTTTTGGTTGAAGTAAAAGAAGTAGACCACGACCTGCTCAGGATCATCGACCGGAATACATTGACGGCTATGATTGATGAGAAAGTACTCGTTCTGGATGAACGAAATCAATTGGTGTACAGCAGCGTCGATGATCATCCGGTTCGCTACCAGCCCGATTTGCTCGATGCCGTTCGCCGAAATAAAGAAGTGGAAACAACCAACGGCGACAATGAACTGGTTGGTATTCTATATGAAGCCAATGGACAGCGGTTGGTCGTTCTGGCGTCAGCCTATGATCAGTTTGGGCAAAGTAAATTAGCCAATCTATACTTAACGCTCGTTTGGGGTTTGTTTGGTGGCATTGGATTAACTGTAGTGCTGGGCTTTTTCTTTGCCGGGCAGTCGCTGCAACCCATCGGCCATATAAACCGCCAAGTGCAAACTATTACCGCCCGAAACCTGCGGCAACGGCTTGATGAAGGCAAACGGCAGGATGAGATAGACCAGTTGGCTGTCAACTTCAATGCCGTACTACAGCGGCTTGAACAGGCTTTTGAGCAGCAGCGTAGTTTCGTGTCGCACGCATCGCACGAACTCCGAACACCGCTGGCCGCTCTCAAATCAGAAATTCAGCTTGGGCTTCGCAGGCCGCTTTCTACCGATCGATATACTGAAATACTCCAAAACCTGCTGTTCGATACCGATCGGCTCATTGCCCTTTCCAATAGCCTGCTGCTATTAGCCCGAACACTCGAAAATCTGGAAGCTGTAACCATGACCTCAGTACGACTCGACGATGTATTATTTGCGGCTCAGGAAGAATTGCTCACTTCGAATCCCGACTATATTGTCCAATTCCAGTACGACAAACCTCCCGAAACAGAAACCGATATGCGGGTACTCGGCAACGAATCGCTGTTAATACGAGTTGTGCTGAATTTGCTCGAGAACGCCTGTAAATACGCAGATGACCGCCGGGCTCAGGTTCGTATTGGCACAAAGCCACAGCACGTTTGGCTTAGCGTGACCGACACAGGCATTGGCCTGAGCGCCGACGAGCAAACCCATATTTTTGAGCCTTTTTACCGGGCACCGGCCGCCGTTACATATGAAGGCTTTGGAATCGGACTCGCTGTTTGTCAACGAATTATGGAAGTACATAATAGCTCCATCCGTGTAGAAAGTGAACCCGGACAAGGCAGCACATTTACAATAACATTGCCTCAGTTTTAA